The Sorangiineae bacterium MSr11954 DNA segment ACCCAGTTCGGCCACCCGAGTTGGCATAGGTGCCATCGGATGCGACCTTTAGATCGAGATCCGGATCCAAGGTTATGCCGCCTAGGGTGATGTCGCCCGCGTTCTTCTCCTCGAAGGATCCGTCGTCCGAGCCGGAACAAACGCGCACCTGGCAACGATCGTCGTGCGCGGTGATCGCACACGCCGATCGGCGCGTTTCGCGGATGCCAATGTGGACGGGCCACAGGAAATGAGATGCCTCTTCCTGGCCGGCCACGGTGTATTTCGCGTTCTCGAGGTAGATCCATCCCGACTTCGTCCGCATCGGGGTGGCCGCGTCCGAGGCGTCGGGGGAGGGGGGACTCCCCGAATCGGGAAGGCCTGCGTCTCCGTTCTTATCCTTCTCCTTATCTTTGTCGATGTTGTTGGGAGGAGCTCCTCCGTTTTTGTCGTCGCTGCACGCAGCGGCGCCGGAGGCGGCCACGGCGGTCAAAACGAGGGCAGCGAGTGTTTGCTTATAAAGGTTGGATCTTCGCACGCTGGAATATTCGGTCGGCGCTGGTTCGCCGTTGCGAAGAAAAGCGATTCCGCGACCCGTGATGTCAAAATATCATCTCTGGCTCGATACGGCGGGTCGATGTGCCGGATTCGCTCGCCACCGCCGTCGTCGTTTTTGCCTACGCCGCATCATGGGCACGATACGTCACAAGTCGGTCGAAGATGATTCGGGCGCGCGCCGTGTTTCTGGTGCCCCATCGAATCGATAGGTTCTTGGCGTTTCGAAATGGAACTTACATACGATTTGCGTACGTGAATGTATTTCATGAGACCCGGGTGTCCCTGATCGTGTGCGGCATGGCCGCGTGAAGTAGCAGCAGCAGATCGACGGAGCCCATCGCGAACGACCGCAAGCCATTGACGATGACGACCCGTACGCCATTGCATCGAGGGCACCTTCCTCGATTCAACCGCGTGCGCGCGCGCCGCCGTTCGATGACAGCGGACGACCGCCCCGCGCGCGCGAAGCCTCTCGATTAAGTCGCTTACAGGGCGGTCGACGCGCACGCTGCCTTGAGGGACGAAGGCCCACTTTTGGGAGCGACATCGATGAAGAAGAGCCTCTTGGCTCCCGGCCATCGCCGGGACACGGTGCAGCGCCGTACATCTTCACCCGCGTTCGGCCGCCCATTTGGTGGCGTGTTCGGGACCGCCTGCGCCCGACTGCTTCGCGATCGCCGCGGCGCTTCGGCCGTCGAGTACGTGCTCCTCCTCGTCGCCGTGTTGCTCCCGACGGTGGCCGCCTTTCGGGTCCTTGGCGAGAGGACCTCCGCGGCGGCCGATCTGTCCGGCGCTTACTTCCTGGTCGGAGGGGTCTTTCCGGCGCCTCCGATCCCGCCCACCGGACCAGGCGGCGCCGATCCCCGAGTGCCCGAGCCGGGCGGGATGAAGTGTTTCCACGAGGTTTGCGGCTCGCCTCCGAATAGCCCTCCCACGCGATCGCTGGATCCCGCGCCGGCTCCGGATCCGACGGAGGCGGACACGGTCCCGGCGACCCCGGAGATCCCCGCCGATCTTCAGAAGGTCGCAGATGACACCTTCAAGGCAGGCAGTGATAAGTATTGGCGCGAACAAGGGTACAAGTCGCGCCCGAACACCGTTTGCAAGCTGACGCTTCCGAACGGCGAGTCCTTCTTCGGTAAAGCGGGCCGAAAGCCCGAGCCGGGCCAGCCTTATCCGCCATGGCACAGCGATCTAAAGGCCAAGCTCGACGCCGCCGATAAAGGTCAGCGAGCGCCATGGCATGGAAACTGCGCAGAAAACGAAGCGATCACCGAAGCGCTCAATAAAGGTTACTCGGCCGATGATCTCAAGGGTGCAACCGCGGTATGTGTCTTGGTGCGAAAGGACGACAATCCGAAGTATGGGTCCCATCAGCCTGCCTGTGTTTCGTGCGAAGGAGTTCTTGGTGCGTATGGGATTACGCCGCCACCCTGTGCTAAATGATTCGAGGCGATGCCACCATGATTGACGATACCTTGGTTCGAGAAACATTGATGCGCGCAGGTTGGGTGCCCGGCCGGCGCGACGAGGCGCGCGCGAACGAATGGGCGCACCAATTGGACTCGCCCGGCGGTCTCCAGATCTTCGATGCCGCTCGCGCGGCCCTCGCGGAGTTCGGCGGCCTGAAGGTCGACGTGGTGGGCCCTGGTATCGATTTCGCGAAAACATCGTTCGAGCTCGATCCTCTTCTGGCGATCGGTGAAGAAGATCGTTTCGAAGATGCGGCTTCCCAGCTCGCGCGAAGAGTGTACCCGCTCGGCGACGTAGGCGGCGGCCATGCTTTTCTCGCCATCGACGATCGAGGCGCGGTTTACTTCATCAACGAGTCGGGTCCCACCCTACTTGGTCACACCATCGAGAATGCTCTGGCGGCGCTCATCCAAGGACGAAACAAGGTTTGACGTGGCCGGTGAGGATGTCCAAAAGTCATTGTTGACGGCATCGTTTATCGTATCGCGCCAAAACGTGTCTTGGCCGAGTGGAGCCCGCGGGATGCGCAACGACGAGCCCTAGGTCGTACGCCTCGGCCCGAGCCGGACCGCTCGAGCAACGAATCCAGATGTGGCGCGTCGAAGTTGCCCGCGTGCAATGTACCGTACCAAGGGTGGACCGTACCGCCGTATCAATCGGCTCGGCGGTTCTTCGGTACACCCGCGCGAACAAGGGCGGCATCACCGGCCGTTTCCTTCATGAAGGGGCAGCGCTGAAATGGCGCAGTCGTTGCTCATCCTGATGTTCGAAGGGGGAGTCAAATATGGAGTGCCCTTCGCGCGAAGAGCGCCTCGCGTTGGCCGGCGGAACGGCGGGCGAAGAAAGCGCTCCGAACGAAACGCTCACCTCCGAGTCACGACCTCGCGCGGAGCGCCCGTCGAGACATGGCCGCGCACCCGTCATCGACGTTGGTCCTGGGATGTACGTCGGCCGGTATTTCGTGCTCAATTTGATTGGCACAGGAGGGATGGGGAGCGTCTATCGTGCCTACGATCCCAAGCTCAATCGCAATGTTGCGGTAAAACTCATACGCGTCGAGCCGGGGGTCGCGGGCGAAGGGCCGTCGCGGCCGCGCCTTTTACGCGAGGCGCAGGCGCTGGCGCAGGTGGTTCACGCCAATGTCGTCAATGTATTCGACGTGGGTGAGTTTCGCGATCAGGTGTTCTTTGCCATGGAGTTGATCGAGGGCAGCACCTTGCGCGATATTTTGCGCCATACCAAGCATGACCGACGCAAGTTGTTGCGACTGCTCGATCAATCCGGCCGCGGTCTCGCCGCGGCGCATGGATCCGGCCTGGTGCACCGCGATTTCAAGCCTGAAAACGTGCTGATCGATGGAGAGCAGCGCGCCAAGGTCGTCGACTTCGGGCTGGCCCGCGCCGTCGAGGCGCACAAGGCAGAAGAGCGGCTGGCGATGCCCACCGGGGAGTCGTCGGTATTGGATCAGCGCATCACGGAGACCGGCGCGCGTCTCGGGACGCCCGCATACATGGCGCCGGAGCAGTACCTGGGCCTCCGCGCCGATGCGCGGAGCGATCAATTCAGCTTCTCCATCGTGGCCTACGAAGCGATCTTCGGGCGGCATCCGTTCGTCGACGAGAGCGGGAGGCTTTCCATGGTGGCGCTCTGCGCGGGGAAGCTCGAGGTGCCAGGCCGACGGCTCGACCCCGGGTATCTACGCGTGCTGCGTCGTGGCCTGTCTCCGGACCGCGAGAGTCGGTACCGGTCGCTGGAGCACCTGCTCGATGCATTGGCGGACGTCCCGCGCCGCCGCCGCCGGCATCGCGTGGCGATCGCTACC contains these protein-coding regions:
- a CDS encoding SUKH-3 domain-containing protein, with product MIDDTLVRETLMRAGWVPGRRDEARANEWAHQLDSPGGLQIFDAARAALAEFGGLKVDVVGPGIDFAKTSFELDPLLAIGEEDRFEDAASQLARRVYPLGDVGGGHAFLAIDDRGAVYFINESGPTLLGHTIENALAALIQGRNKV